In one Bacillus rossius redtenbacheri isolate Brsri chromosome 11, Brsri_v3, whole genome shotgun sequence genomic region, the following are encoded:
- the LOC134536429 gene encoding uncharacterized protein LOC134536429 produces TGSSISSTVSSKGSSISSAVSSTGPSISSAVSSTGASICSDVSSTGSTISSAVSSTGSTISSAVSYTGSSSSSAVSSTGASICSDFSTTGSNICSDISYSGSSISSAVTFTGPSISSAVSSTGSSISSAVSSTGSSISSAVSSTGSSISSAVSSTRSSSSSAVSSQARALVALSAPQAPALVAPSAPQARALVAPSAQRARDLVALAVSSTGSSIISAVSSTGSSISSAVSSTGASICSDVSSTGSTISSAVSSTGSIISSAVSSTGSSISSDVSSTGSTISSAVSSTGSSISSAVTFTGPSISSTVSSTGSSISSAVSSTGPSISSAVGSTGSSIISAVSSTGFSISSAVSSTGASICSDVSSTGSTISSAVSSTGSSISSAVISTGSSISSAVSYSGSSISNAVSSTGSSISSTVSSTAAVEPQSSGHEACL; encoded by the exons ACAGGCTCGAGCATTAGTAGCACCGTCAGCTCCAAAGGCTCGAGCATTAGTAGCGCCGTCAGCTCCACAGGCCCGAGCATTAGTAGCGCTGTCAGCTCCACAGGCGCTAGCATTTGTAGCGATGTAAGTTCCACAGGCTCGACCATTAGTAGCGccgtcagctccacaggctcgaCCATTAGTAGTGCCGTCAGCTACACGGGCTCGAGCAGTAGTAGCGCTGTCAGCTCCACAGGCGCGAGCATTTGTAGCGATTTCAGCACCACAGGATCGAACATTTGTAGCGATATAAGCTACTCAGGCTCGAGCATTAGTAGCGCCGTCACCTTCACAGGCCCGAGCATTAGTAGCGccgtcagctccacaggctcgagcattagtagcgccgtcagctccacaggctcgagcattagtagcgccgtcagctccacaggctcgagCATTAGTAGCGCCGTCAGCTCCACACGCTCGAGCAGTAGTAGCGCCGTCAGCTCACAGGCTCGAGCATTAGTAGCGCtgtcagctccacaggctccagCACTAGTAGCGCCGTCAGCTCCACAGGCCCGAGCATTAGTAGCGCCGTCAGCTCAACGGGCTCGAGATTTAGTAGCGCT cgccgtcagctccacaggctcgagCATTATCAGCGccgtcagctccacaggctcgagCATTAGTAGCGCCGTCAGCTCCACAGGCGCAAGCATTTGTAGCGATGTAAGTTCCACAGGCTCGACCATTAGTAGCGCCGTCAGCTCCACGGGCTCGATCATTAGTAGCGccgtcagctccacaggctcgagCATTAGTAGCGACGTTAGCTCCACAGGCTCGACCATTAGTAGCGCtgtcagctccacaggctcgagCATTAGTAGCGCCGTCACCTTCACAGGCCCTAGCATTAGTAGCAccgtcagctccacaggctcgagCATTAGTAGCGCCGTCAGCTCCACGGGCCCGAGCATTAGTAGCGccgtcggctccacaggctcgagCATTATCAGCGCCGTCAGCTCCACAGGCTTCAGCATTAGTAGCGCCGTCAGCTCCACAGGCGCAAGCATTTGTAGCGATGTAAGTTCCACAGGCTCGACCATTAGTAGCGCCGTCAGCTCCACGGGCTCGAGCATTAGTAGCGCCGTCATTTCCACAGGCTCGAGCATTAGTAGCGCC GTAAGCTACTCAGGCTCGAGCATTAGTAACGCCGTCAGCTCCACGGGCTCGAGCATTAGTAGCACTGTCAGCTCCACAGCTGCAGTGGAACCACAGTCGTCCGGACACGAGGCGTGCTTGTGA